A single region of the Sulfurospirillum arsenophilum NBRC 109478 genome encodes:
- a CDS encoding class I adenylate-forming enzyme family protein has product MPSIIDYVQKWAQQSPDTLFIEEDGKQWTFHSFYNDVQKLGTFFKAKGIQKGDHVLVHLEQKSQHLLAYMALLHMGAICVHIYPERENEYIVFAAKHCDAKAIISTTFKEPLDICMVINKLEYQECKPLHVKSGDRSEVAYIMFTSGTTSTPKAVQTTQENILFVTQTLIDVAQMREQKEKEVIFMPLGSTGGLGHFHACLMLGNSIRLLPGFYAQMNDESFEVLFDVIERENITGILLTPGIIMKILKEYKTRFTAVGQKLHYTLANVTPMRREVIMELLAMLPNLRFCTYYGSTEASRCILNVCRDNAGYEHLTGRPALGVAIKIDNPNLHGEGEILIKGPNVMKGYLGRGDDGFSDGWFRSGDVGKVHENGLIQVLGRIKDTISIDGLKIFPTELENIVLTHAGIKDVGVCSLEDEMSYHQIGLVVVPHTTSDKKQLTQEIYQLLKTKYKVDETPLYSYKIPKKIYFEEKIPRTDLGKVKRDDLAKLLDKNDKPYFITLEE; this is encoded by the coding sequence AAACAGTGGACATTCCACTCTTTTTACAACGATGTTCAAAAATTAGGAACGTTTTTTAAAGCAAAAGGAATCCAAAAAGGTGACCATGTTCTGGTGCATTTGGAGCAAAAAAGTCAGCATCTTTTAGCGTATATGGCACTTTTACATATGGGTGCAATTTGTGTGCATATCTATCCTGAGCGGGAAAATGAGTACATTGTCTTTGCCGCAAAACATTGCGATGCCAAAGCCATTATCAGCACTACCTTTAAAGAGCCGTTAGACATTTGTATGGTTATCAATAAACTAGAATACCAAGAGTGTAAACCTTTACATGTAAAGAGTGGAGATAGATCTGAAGTTGCTTATATCATGTTCACCAGTGGTACAACCTCGACACCCAAAGCGGTGCAAACAACCCAAGAGAACATTCTTTTTGTAACGCAAACACTTATTGATGTTGCGCAGATGCGAGAACAAAAGGAGAAAGAGGTCATCTTTATGCCTTTAGGTTCCACAGGAGGTTTGGGACATTTTCACGCGTGTTTGATGTTGGGAAATTCCATACGTCTTTTACCAGGGTTTTATGCGCAAATGAACGATGAGAGTTTTGAGGTGTTGTTTGATGTGATTGAGCGCGAAAATATTACGGGTATCTTGCTCACTCCAGGTATTATCATGAAAATTTTAAAAGAGTATAAAACGAGATTTACTGCCGTTGGGCAGAAGCTTCACTACACCCTCGCCAATGTAACACCGATGCGAAGAGAGGTCATCATGGAGCTTTTAGCCATGCTTCCCAATCTTCGTTTTTGTACCTACTATGGCTCCACCGAAGCGAGTCGTTGCATCCTCAATGTATGCAGAGATAATGCTGGATATGAGCATTTAACAGGTCGACCCGCTCTTGGCGTTGCGATTAAAATTGACAATCCCAATCTGCATGGCGAAGGTGAAATTCTCATCAAAGGACCCAATGTGATGAAAGGGTACCTTGGAAGAGGAGATGATGGATTTAGTGATGGATGGTTTCGAAGTGGCGATGTGGGGAAAGTGCATGAGAATGGCTTGATTCAAGTTCTTGGGCGCATCAAAGATACCATCAGCATTGATGGGTTGAAAATCTTCCCAACCGAACTGGAAAACATTGTTCTCACGCACGCTGGCATCAAAGATGTGGGAGTCTGCTCACTTGAAGATGAAATGTCTTACCATCAAATAGGGCTAGTGGTAGTACCTCATACAACGTCCGATAAAAAACAGCTAACCCAAGAGATATACCAACTGCTCAAAACCAAATACAAAGTGGATGAAACGCCCTTGTACAGTTACAAAATACCCAAAAAAATCTATTTTGAAGAGAAAATCCCACGAACAGACTTGGGCAAAGTCAAACGCGATGATTTAGCAAAGCTTTTAGACAAAAACGATAAAC